The following are from one region of the Brienomyrus brachyistius isolate T26 chromosome 4, BBRACH_0.4, whole genome shotgun sequence genome:
- the LOC125740188 gene encoding dolichyl-diphosphooligosaccharide--protein glycosyltransferase subunit dad1: MSTSVFSVISRFLEEYVSSTPNKLKVVDAYLLYILLTGALQFLYCLLVGTFPFNSFLSGFISCVGAFILGVCLRIQINPQNKGDFLSISPERAFADFLFAHTVLHLVVINFIG, translated from the exons ATGTCTACCTCGGTTTTTTCTGTAATATCTCGGTTTTTGGAGGAGTACGTTAGCAGCACGCCAAACAAATTGAAAGTGGTAGACGCTTATCTTTTGTACATCTTGCTGACCGGAGCCCTGCAGTTTCTCTACTGCCTGCTAGTTGGGACATTCCCTTTCAACAGCTTTCTGTCAGGCTTTATATCCTGTGTCGGGGCCTTCATTCTTGGAG TCTGTCTTCGCATCCAGATCAACCCGCAGAACAAAGGAGACTTCCTATCTATATCTCCAGAGCGAGCCTTTGCAGACTTCTTATTTGCTCACACAGTTCTCCATCTTGTAGTCATCAACTTTATCGGCTGA